A region from the Melospiza georgiana isolate bMelGeo1 chromosome 10, bMelGeo1.pri, whole genome shotgun sequence genome encodes:
- the GPR17 gene encoding uracil nucleotide/cysteinyl leukotriene receptor translates to MNGPAASSQLFNCSNQSNFSLETSEQCGKETHLENMIFAIFYFLDFILAFAGNALALWLFIRDQKSGTPANIFLMHLAVADLFFVLVLPTRLVYHFSGNHWPFGEIPCRLTGFLFYLNMYASIYFLMCISVDRFLAIVHPVKSIKLRRPRYAHVTCVFLWVVVGVAMAPLLLSVQTVQMKNTTVCLQLYREKASRHALVSLAVAFTFPFVTTVTCYLLIIQSLKSGNRVEKHLKEKAVKMIIMVLMIFLICFVPYHVNRFIYILHYNGSRASCETQRLLALSNRVTSCLTSLNGAFDPIMYFFVAEKFREALCNLFCIKKTIMLPQTYEGKTNESSLSAKSEL, encoded by the coding sequence ATGAATGGGCCTGCAGCTTCAAGCCAGCTCTTCAACTGCTCAAATCAATCAAATTTCAGTTTGGAAACATCAGAGCAATGTGGCAAAGAGACACACCTTGAGAACATGATTTTTGCCATTTTCTACTTTCTAGACTTCATCCTGGCTTTTGCTGGCAATGCCCTGGCTCTTTGGCTTTTCATCCGGGACCAGAAGTCAGGCACACCTGCCAACATTTTCCTGATGCACCTTGCTGTGGCTGACCTGTTCTTTGTGCTGGTACTCCCCACCCGGCTGGTGTACCATTTTTCTGGTAACCATTGGCCATTTGGTGAGATCCCATGCAGACTCACAGGTTTCCTTTTCTACCTCAACATGTACGCCAGTATTTACTTCCTGATGTGCATCAGTGTTGACCGTTTCCTGGCCATCGTGCACCCGGTGAAGTCCATCAAGCTCCGCAGGCCCCGCTATGCCCACGTGACGTGTGTATTCCTGTGGGTCGTTGTTGGGGTGGCAATGGCACCTCTGCTGCTCAGTGTGCAGACTGTGCAGATGAAAAACACAactgtgtgcctgcagctctACAGAGAAAAGGCCTCACGCCACGCCCTCGTGTCCTTAGCAGTGGCATTCACCTTCCCCTTTGTGACTACTGTGACCTGCTACCTACTCATCATCCAGAGCCTGAAGAGTGGGAACCGAGTTGAGAAACACCTAAAGGAAAAAGCTGTCAAAATGATCATCATGGTCCTGATGATCTTCCTAATTTGCTTTGTACCTTACCACGTCAATCGCTTCATTTATATTCTCCACTACAACGGGAGCAGAGCTTCCTGTGAAACGCAGCGTCTGCTGGCCCTCAGCAACCGCGTCACCTCCTGCCTCACCAGCCTCAACGGGGCCTTTGACCCCATCATGTATTTTTTTGTGGCTGAGAAATTCCGTGAGGCTTTGTGCAATCTGTTCTGCATTAAAAAGACCATAATGTTGCCTCAAACATATGAGGGTAAGACAAATGAAAGCTCACTAAGTGCTAAATCTGAACTGTGA